The DNA region CGAGCCGACGCCGCCCACCACCGGGCGCAACCAGTGATGAAGGCCACTGAAATAGAGCGTCTCCAGCCCCGAGCGGATGATGGTTTTCTTCAAATTAGCCATGTTTCTTAAAAGCCTAGTGCCAAAAACACCTTAGTGTTTCAAATCTTTATTGAGAATTCTTTGCGACGCTGTGACCCACCCTCACACACGTATTGGACACCATGAACGTCGTTGCGATGCGCATCCCGCCCGCCGAGGACCGGTTTTTACCGGTGCGCGACCTCGACGTGTCGCGGGTGACGGTGTTCGAGACCTTTGAAGCGGCGGAACCCGCCTGGCGCGCCCTGGAGTGCGGCGACCGCCTTCGCACGCCTTATCAGCGCTATGACTTCCTCAGAGCGTGGCAGGCGCACGTGGGTACCGCCGAAGGCGTCGCGCCGCTCATCGTGGCCGGTTTCAACGCGGACGATGCGCCGCTCTTTCTGCTGCCCCTTGGCATCCGGCGGCTCGGCGGCCTGCGGGTCGCGGAATTCCTCGGCGGCAAGCACGCCAACTTCAACATGGGATTGTGGCGGCGGGAACTTGCCGGGCGCGTCGGTGCGCCCGAGTTGAAGAGGGTCATTCGCCAGCTCCGCGGCCACGCCGACCTCCTGGTGCTGATGAACCAGCCGCTGACTTGGACCGGTGCCACAAACCCGCTGGCCCTCCTGCCGTACCAGCGCTCCGCCAATTTCGGCTTTTCCGGCAGCCTTACCCCCGACTTCGACGCGCTGCTGCGCGCGCGCACCAATGCGAACGCGCGCAAGAAGATGCGCAAGAAGGAACGCGCGCTCGCGGAGCTCGGCACGGTTCACTTCGGCCGCGTCGAATGCCCGAACGAGATCCGACGTGTGCTCGACGCATTCTTCAAGCAGAAGAGCGCGCGCATGCGTGCGATCGGCGTATCCGACGTGTTCGCGGAACCTGGCGTGCGGCGCTTCATCGAGGCAGCGACGACCGAACGTCTCGATGACGGCGAGCCTGTGATCGAGCTCTACGCGCTCTCCGTCGACAACATCATCGTCGCCACCATGGGCGGCATCGTCGGCGGCGGGCGCTTCTGCGCCATGTTCAACTCGATCCTGCCGGGTCGCTACGCGGTCGAGAGTCCGGGCGAACAATTGATCGTCAATCTCGTGCGCCAATGCTGCGAGCGCGGCCTCGAAACGTTCGATCTCGGCATCGGCGAGTCCCGCTACAAGAACCTGTTCTGCGAAGACGCCGAGCCGCTGTTTGACAATTATCTGCCGCTGACGCCCGCAGGGACCCTGCTCGCTTTCGCTTTTCGCGGTAGCGCCGTCGTCAAGCGCGTCGTCAAACAACAGCCAATGCTGTGGTCACTGGTCGGCCGTGCACGCCGCCTGCGCGCACGGCTCAAGCCGCAAATCTAGTAACGACTCTTATGCCGCGACAGCCGCGCTGACGCCGGTCAGCACGGCGACATCGGCAAAGCCAGCCAGCATCAGCCGCTCGCGCGCCGCCCGTGTCGACGGATTGGCCGGATCGGCCGCGACGAGCACGGCGCGCTGCGCCAGCGGCGCAAAGCGCTCGACCGCGATATCGGCCGCAGAGCCGATATCGAGAACGATGTGGTCGTAGCTGCGCACCAGCGCCTCGATCACCGTCGCCAACATTGGCGAAGCCGTCAGCATCGGGCCGTCGCGATCGACGTTACCGGTCGCGATCAGATGAACCGTGGAATACTGGTCGCGGGTGATGATATCGCCGAACGACGCCGTGCCGCGCACGAGTTCGGCAAGACCTGGCGCATTCGGGTCGGTGGAGATGACCGACAGATTCGGCGCACCGAACGCAAGATCGACCAGAATGACGTTGGCCTCCTGCGCCAGCGCGCGTGCCAGCGTGATCGCCGCATATGTGGTGCCGACATTGCGCGTCGTGCCGACGACGGTCACACGACGGCCGGTGTCGCCGCCCGTGCGCAGGCTGCTGGCGATCTGCTCGACCGTGCTCACCGGCAATGGCGCCATCGCCGGTGCTGCGGTTGCGGCCATCGCCGGCGCAGCCGCCATCGGCGTTAGCGACGGCGACGAGACGTGCGGCATTGTCGGCATCGGTGGCGGCACCGGCTGCATCGGCATCGGTGGCGGCGGAGCAAACTGTTGGGCGGCCATCGGCGGCACTGGCTGCACCGGCGGCGCAGCCATGGTCGGCTCATAGCCCGGCGCGGCATAGGCGGCGGGACCATAACCATAGGCATAAGGCGATGGCGTCGGCGCCGACAGCAGCGCGCCGGTCACGGTGAAGCCCGCAGACAGAGCGAAGCCGGCGAAGGCGGCAATCAGCACGGTCTGCAGCTTCTTCGGATAGGCCGGCTTGAGTGCGGCGCTGGCGCGCGAAATGATCCGCGCTTCCGGCGGCGCGGCGTTGATGTTGTCGCGGGCGGACGCCTCGCGATATTTGGACAGATACGACTCCAACAGGTCGCGCTGCGTCTTGGCCTCGCGCTCGAGCGCGCGCAACTGTACGTCCTGCTCGTTGGTCTGCGACGCCAGGCGCTTGACCTGATCGATGCTGGCGGTGAGCGAGTCGAGCCGGTCGCCCGCAAGCTGCGCATCGTTGTCGAGCTGACGCGCCAGGCGCTCGCCTTCCGTCCTGATCTGGCGATCGACTTCGGCGATCTGCGCCCGCAATTCCTTGATGCGCGGATGCTGATCGAGCAAGGTCGTCGACTGCTCGGCAAGCTGCGAGCGCAAAGCGATGCGCTGTTCGATCAAGCGGCGCATGGCGTCGGAGTTGGCGATATCGGCGGACTCGATCGGCTTGCCGCTGCGAATCATCTCGCGCAATTGTTTGGCACGCGCTTCCAGGTCTGCTTTCTGACCGCGCGCCGCCGCGATCTGCGCGTTAAGATCCGTGAGCTGCTGCGTCGGCAACAGCGTGTTGTTGGCGCCGAGGAACAGATTAGAGCGCGACCGATAGTCTTCGACCTTAGCCTCGGCCTCCTCGACCTTCTTTCGCATCTTGTCGATTTCGCCGGCCAGCCAGTTGCCCGCAGCGCGCGTCTGATCCTGCTTCGCCGTCTGCTGCATGCTCAGATAAGTTTCGGCGATAGTGTTGGCCACGCGCGCGGCAAGATCGGCGTTAGCCGACGAGAAATCGACCGCGATCACCCGCGACTTCTCCACCGACGAGACATTGATGCGTTCGTAATAGGCCTCGAGCGTGCGCTCTTCCTTGGTCATCGCGCTCGGATCGCGGCCGATGCCGAACAGACCGAGGATGGCGCGCAGGCTGCCGCCCGAATCGAATTCCGGATTGTCGGCGAGCCCCTCCTTCTGAATCACCTGGCGGGCAAGATCGCGCGACAACACGACCTGGATCTGGCTCGCCACCGCTTCGGCGTCGATGGTCGTACGGTCGGCGTTGTTCTTGTCGGCCTCGGCGCGCAAGAACACGTTCTCCCGCGTCTCCAAAAGGATTCGCGATTCGGAGCGATAGCGCGGCGTGATCGCATTGACGACGAGGAATGCAGCGCCCGCGGCCACCAGGGTCACACCGCCGATCAGCGCCCGCTTTTGCCAGAGAACGCGGCCTAAACCGCGCAGATCGGGCTCACCGCTGGGTACATACGGAGCCGCCACCGGAGCCGGCGGGGCGGCATTCACTTTCGACTTCCGACGGAAAAACATGTCTACTCCGGACACACAGCTCTACGGCAACGTCGTGATCACAAACCATTAAGGTTGCTTCCGCGTTAACTTCGGAGCGACAAGGTGTCATCATCCCACAATTCGTCACTTTGGTTATCCGTTGTTAACCAGGACGCCGCGTAATCAGCGCGTAACTTTTTGTATCTGCAATCGCGGTTCCGATTTCGCACGCGCCGGCCAGAAGGGCCGACGAGGTTTTTGACAATGACTCCGCTGAACATCCTGCACGTGTTCCGCGCCCCGGTGGGCGGGCTGTTCCGGCATGTGCAGGATCTCGCGCGCGAACAAGCCGCGCGTGGCCATCGCGTCGGCCTCATTGCCGATAGCAGCACGGGCGGTCCGCGTGCCGCGGAACTTCTCGCAAGCCTCGAACCGTCGCTCGCGCTCGGGCTGATGCGCGTGCCGATGCGGCGTCACGCCGGCCCCAGCGACATGGGTACCTTGCTGCGCGTCATGCGGCGCGTCGCCGAGGTCAACGCCGACGTCGTGCATGGCCACGGCGCCAAGGGCGGCACGTATGCGCGGCTCGCTTTCAATCAGCGCCGCGCCGTTCGCGCCTACACGCCGCATGGCGGCAGCCTGCTGTTCAACAACGACAATCTGGCCGGCCGCTTCTATCTCGGCACCGAACGCCTGCTGATGCTGGGCGGCGACCTCTATCTATTCGAAAGTGCCTTCAGCGCCGACGTCTTTCGCCGCAAGATCGCCGCGCCGCACGGCCTCGTGCGTGTCGTGCACAACGGCGTTTCGTGCCAGGAGTTCGAGCCGGTGCCGGTCGCCAACGACGCGACCGACATCGTGTTCCTCGGCGAACTGCGGCAATGGGTCAAAGGCGTCGATACGTTGATTGACGCCATCGCCCTGCTGCACGCCAAAGGCCGCCCGGTGACCGCGACCTTGGTCGGTGACGGCCCCGATCGCGCCATGCTCGAAGCCCAGGTCGCACGGCTCGGCCTGACACAGGCGGTGCGCCTGCCCGGTGCCATGCCCGGGCGACAGGCGCTCGCGCGCGGCCGTCTCATGGTGATGGCCTCCCGCGCGGAGTCCCTGCCCTATGTCGTGCTGGAGACCGCCGCCGCCGGCAAGCCGCTGGTAGCGACACGCGTCGGCGGCGTCCCTGAGATTTACGGCCCATTGGCCGACCGCCTGGTGCCGCCCGGCGATGCCGCCGCGATGGCTGCCGCAATCGAATGCGCTCTCAATCGCCCTGAAACCACCGCCGAGGTGACCGCCGGACTGCGCGAGCGCGTCGCCTCCGCTTTTTCGGTCGACACGATGGTCGACGGTGTGCTCGCGGCCTATGGCGAGGCGCTCGAAAACCTGCGCCTCAAGGGCCGCCGTTAATACATTTTCAGCAATCCCGATAAGCCTTTTTTGAGAGTTTTTCCCTAGAAATTTCCGCGAATTAGTAAGGCTCCCTGGCTCGGCACCGGCCGCGCGCCTGCGGCGCTCCGTATGTGTGGCGTCACGTCATGACCGACATCGATGTGCATTCCTCGTTGAGCGCCCCCGACGCTGCAGCCGTTCTCGAGCATGTGCGGTCCGGCGCGTCGCGTTCCAACGCCAGTTCGCCCGGCCTTAGTGCGGCCGCCTTGGCCGTCGCGGCCAAGCCGATGCCCACCCCGATGTCGCCGATCGTCCTCGCCGGCATCGTCCGTATGGGCGAGTTCGCGCTCATCGTCCTTGTCGGCATGGCTCTCTATGGCGCGTATGTCGCGCCGTTCGAGCCGCTGTTCTGGCGTTACCTGATCGCGTCCTTCGTGGTCGCGGTCCTGTCGACGCTCGCCTTCCAGGTCGCCGACATCTATCAGGTGCAGGCCTTCCGCGGTCTCGAAAAGCAATACATGCGCATGGCTTCGGCTTGGTCGATCGTGTTCCTGATCACCATCGGCGCGTCGTTTTTCGCCAAGGCCGGCGACATGTATTCGCGCGTCTGGCTCGGCGGCTATTACATGGTCGGCATCCTCGCTCTGGTCGCCTCGCGCAAAGCGCTCTATTACGCCGTCCGCAAGTGGACGCGCGAAGGCCGCCTCACCCGCCGCACCGTCATTGTCGGCGGCGGCAAGCCCGGCGAGAGCGTGATCGAGGACCTGCGCCGGCAGAAGGATGCCGGCATCGAGATTATCGGCCTGTTCGACGACCGCGGCGACGACCGCAGCGCCGCGACATGCGCCGGCGAGCCGAAGCTCGGCAGCGTCAGCGACCTCGTCGAATTCGGCCGGCGCACGCGCGTCGATCTCGTCATTTTCTCGCTGCCGATCTCGGCGGAAGGCCGCATCCTCCAGATGCTGAAGAAGCTCTGGGTGCTGCCGCTCGACATTCGCCTCGCCGCGCACACCAACAAACTGCAATTCCGGCCGCGCTCCTACTCCTACATCGGCAACGTGCCTGTCATCGACGTCTTCGACCGTCCCATCGCGGACTGGGACGTCGTGATGAAGTGGTTGTTCGACAAGATCATCGGCGGCCTGATGCTGATCGCGGCCCTGCCGATCATGGCGGCCGTCGCGATCGCCATCAAGCTCGACAGCAAGGGTCCGGTGTTCTTCAAGCAGAAGCGCTACGGCTTCAACAACGACCTCATCGAGGTCTACAAGTTCCGCTCGATGTACACCGACAAGACCGACGCGACCGCGGCCAAGCTCGTCACCAAGGACGACCCGCGCGTCACCAAGGTCGGCCGCTTCATCCGCAAGACCAGCCTCGACGAGCTGCCGCAACTCATCAATGTCGTCATCAAGGGCAACCTGTCGCTGGTCGGCCCGCGTCCGCATGCCGTCAACGCCAAGGCCGAGGCGCGCCTTTACGACGAAGCCGTCGACGGCTATTTCGCGCGGCATCGCGTCAAGCCCGGCATCACCGGTTGGGCGCAGATCAACGGCTGGCGCGGCGAGACCGACACGCACGAGAAGATCCAGAAGCGCGTCGAACACGACCTCTACTACATCGAAAACTGGTCGGTGCTTTTCGACCTCATGATCCTGTGGCGCACGCCCGGCTCGCTGCTCAAGACCGAGAACGCGTATTGATCACCGCCCGCGATATGGCGGTGCCGGCGGCCGCGCCGAATATGCCGTCGGCGCAAGCACGTGCCGCGGTCATGCCGCCCCCCGCGGGCATCCGCGGCCCCAATAGCTACGCGCCCGCCCCTGGCCGCGCCTGGACGCCGGCATATGCCGGAATAAGCGGCCCCTATTCCATTCCGCGGCCGGTCGCGACCCCGCTTTCCGAACGTATCCTGCTCGTTGTTCTGTTCATCACGGTGTTCGCGAGTTCCGTCGCGTTCATCGAGCCCTCGCCGCACGACGGGTTGATGGGCGTTCTGGCCGTGGCCTGCGTGATCGCCGGCGTACGCTTCAACCGTACGCTGATCGTGCCGTTCGCCCTGCTGCTGATCTGGAACATGTCGGGCATGAGCTCGCTGTTGCGCGTGCTCGAATACGAAAAGACGCTGCAATATGCGGCGACATCGGTCTATCTCGCCGTCGCGGCACTCATCTTTGCCTGCCTGTTTTCCACCAATACGATGCCGCGCCTCACCGTGATGCGTGTCGCCTATGTGAGCACGGCGTGCTTTGCCGCGGTGCTTGGCGCCATCGGCTACCTCAATGTATTCCCCGGTGCGGCTGAATTGTTCGCCAAGATCGGCCGCGCCAACGGCGCCTTCAAAGACCCGAACGTGTTCGGCCCCTTCCTCATCTGGCCGGCCTTGATCACGCTCGAACGTCTGCTCGTCCGCCGCATCGCGCTGACCGACCTGCTCGTCGCGGGCACTATCCTGTTCGGCCTGCTGTTGAGCTTCTCGCGCGGCGCCTGGTTTCACTTCGGCGTATCGATCACGGTCATGCTCGCGCTCGCGGTATTGACCGCACCCGATCACAAGACGCGGCTGCGCATCATCACGCTGACGGCGATCGCGGCGGCGGCGCTCGCCGCCCTGCTGGTGCTGTTGCTGTCGTTCGACGCCATCGGCGGCATGTTCAAGGAACGCGCGCAGCTCATCCAATCCTACGACGTCGGCTCCGGCGGCCGCTTCCGGCTGCAGGAGATCGCGCTGTCCTCGATCCTGAACTTCCCGAACGGCATGGGCCCGTTCGAGTTCGCGCGCGTCCACGGCCTCCAGCAGCACAACGTCTATCTGCAGGCCTTCCTGGTCTACGGCTGGGTCGGCGCGATGGCCTATTTCCTGCTGCTGATAACGACCATCCTCGTCGGATTACGCTGCGCCTTTGTACGCGCACCGTGGCAGCCCTACATGATCACCGCCGTCGCCGTGTTCATCGGAGAGGTGGCCGAGGGCTTCGTGATCGACACGGACCATTGGCGCCACTTCTTCCTGCTGCTGGGCATCATCTGGGGCCTTGCGGCGGCGACGTTCCGCGAGGCGCGCCAGCCGGCGTATTTGCGGTCACCGGCTTTGTCCCGGTAACCCCGATCAGGAAGGCATCGCCGTGCCTTCCCGTAGACAAATCCCATCCGCCTTAAATGAAATGGCCGGGACGAGCCCGGCCATGACACCTGATAGATTGTGCGCTTCCTCACTGAAGCCGCCGACGGCTGGCGCCGTCACTTCTTCGCCAGCAGGATCGGCTGATGCTGGGCGCCGCCCGGCATGTGCACGATCTCGCAATCCTTGAAGCCGACCGCACGGCAGACCTTGAACAGGTATTCGGTGCGATAGGCGACCGCGGCCTCCGGCTGGGCCATCGACTCGACGTAGGCGTTGCCGATGCTGTGCTGGAAGGTGTGGCGCGTGCCGTAGCTCGCCGGCGGATAGTCGAGGTTGAAATGCGAGTGCATGATCGCGCCGCCGGACCGCAGCACGCGATAGCTTTCGGCGATGTAGTTCTCGAGCTCGGTTTCCAGCACGTGCGTCAGCAGCGAGTTCGACACGACGAGGTCCATGGTGCCTTCCGGCTCCGGGATCTGGTACAGCTTGGCCTCGCCCTTTTGATTGTACGACACGCTCGCATGCGTCGAGTGATGGAAGCGGAAGCGCTCCTTGTCGTAGTGCTGCTCGCACCAGGCGATCGCCTCGCCGTCGATATCGATGCCGACATAAGTGCCGGTGAATCGGCGCCCACGGAAATTGTAGTCGCGCAACCAGTGCGCCCAGCGGCCACAGCCCGAACCGATGTCGAGAACGTTCGAGTTGGCGTTGGCCAGCCTTTCCGTGAACACGAACATCCAGAAATCGCGCGCGTGCACCAGGAAGTGGGTCTGGTTGTTGAAGATGCGATTGCCCACGCCGATGCGGATGCGCAGATGGTTCGGCGGCAGGTCGCGGAACTCGGGCCAGACCATGCGCGGCACGACGTCGGTCGCGTTCACCATCGCCTTGAACAGCGGGTTGAACGTCAGCTTCGAGGTCGACGGGAAAATCTTGCGGATAGCGCGATCGAAGCTCAGGCGCTTGACCGGCACGGACGCAGGGGTCGTAGACGTGTATGCCATGCTCTTACTCTCCATCTCGGCAACTGCGTGCCTTCAAAATCGGTCTTAACGTTCGGCCTATCGGCTGTGGCTGACGGTGCCGTCGACACCGGGATAGTCGTAGCTCACAGGGCCTGCATCCGTCGGCAAACGCCCCTCGAGCAGCTTGCGGCGACGGTGTTCCATGATCAGACGGCTGTACCAGGCATCGGGCAGCATCTTCGCCAGACCCAGGACAATGAATGCTTTCGCGAGCGATACGTGGCTGTTGTCGCCGCGCGCCGTCCGCCACCGCCTGACGATGGCGAGCGGCGTGTAATGCGCCGCGTGCTTGGCACGCATCGATCGCCAGAGCGCGGCGTGAACCTGCGAGGAGCGTCCGAGCAGCATGCCACCGGTCGCCAGCGCATAATTGTAATAGTACTTCGGGATTTCGACGGCGCGGTAGCCGGCCAGCGAAAGCCGCAGGTAGAACTCCCAATCCTCGTAACCCTGCAGCATGGTCTCGTCGTAGCCGCCTACCGCCTGCCACGACGCTTTGCGCACCATCACGCCCGAGTGCATCGTGTTGGTGAACAGAAGATCGAACGGATTGAAGTAGCGCTCGACCAGGCCCTGCACCGCGCCGACGAGACGCAGATGGCTGACCGCCACCGCGACCTCCTTTGGCGCGCTCCGCAGCAACGCAGATGCCTCTTCCAGAAACGGCGGCTCGAAGGTGTCGTCGCAATCGAGCACCGCGACGAATTCGCAGCGCGCCGCCGCGATGCCGGCATTGCGCGCGGCCGACAGACCGCGATTGTTTTGATGGATGATACGCGCGCGGCCTTCGAACGTAGCGAGCTTTCGCAGCGTCGCTTCGTCGGTCGAGCCGTCGTTAACGATGATGGTCTCGAAGGCGCGCAAGGTCTGACGATCGAGCGAGGCCATCAAGCCGTCGAGAAAGCGACCGCCGTTGAAGCACGGAACGACGACGCTGACGACGGGAACATTCCCGTCCGCTGCGCCGCGCGTCTCATCGAGCGCTTTTACCGTCGCATCCATTGCTTGTCCGCCAGTCCCAAATTGCGTGCGCACCTTAAATCGCTCCGCCCAATTTTCCCTTAATCCCGGGAAATACGGTCGTTTCGACTTTTCGCGATCGACTTGAGACTCTGTTCACCATGCTCATTAAGCGAATGCAGCGGGGCGCCGATTATTGTATCGGCATGGGTGTGGACATATCGACGATCGACCAGAAATCCGCGTTGCGGCGACCGCTCCGGCTGCTCGGCAGCCTGATGTCGCTGCGCTTCCTCGTCCTGCGGGCTTCGACCGCCGCGGCTGCCGTCGCGTTCGGTTTAGTTCAAACTTTCGTGTTTGCGCGCGTGCTCGATGCGCAGGATTTTTCGCTTTACATCCTCGTCGGTTCGCTCGGCATGTCACTGTGGCTGTTCGATCTCGGCGCGGCCAAGATCCTCTACGTGCGCCAGCGCGCGCTCTACATTGCCGGCGCCAAGGATGCGGGTATCGCCGCGCAATCGACCGCCGTCGTCATCACCTATGCCGTGCTGGTCGCGCTCTGCACCCTCATCTGCCTCACGGTAATGTTGCGGCGGCCTACCGTGCCGCTGCTCGACGCGGTCGAGTTCTCGCTGTTCTTCAGCTTCGCGGCGCTTAACCTCGTCTGGTATCCGCTGCGCAATGTCAGCGCCGCCGTCGATGAATATGTCCATTTCGAAGGGCTCGAGGCGATCCGCCGCATCGGTCATATCTTACTGATGCTGGCGATGCTGATCGGCTTACCGCTCCCCGCTTTTCTTGTGCTCGCCAACGGCCTGTGGTTCGTGCTGCTGGCGGTCGCGATCAAGCGCCTCGTCCACAAGCAGGCGCTACTCTTGAAGCTGCGCGGCGCTTCGGCGGCGCTCAAACGCTTCTGGCACGAGAACAGGCGCGAGCTCTTGCGCAGCGGCAATTACGCGGCCGGCGAACTCACCGTGTACAATTTCCCCTACATGATCGTGCCGGCGGCCTTCGGCCTCGGTGCGCCGATGATCATCCTGGACACTGTGTTCAAGGTGTTCCGTGGCGCGACGCTGATCTACGCGGCTGGCCTCGACCCCGTGGTGCCGCAGCAGACACGCGCCTACGCCGCGCGCGACGTGTCGACCTTGAAGAAGGCGACCCTCACCTCGGCCATACTCTGTGCTATCCCGACCGTCATCCTCTGTGCGCTGTTGCTGGTGGCCGGCGACCGTCTGTTCGCGATCCTGCTCGGCAACGCGGCCACCATCCCGCACGAGGTCACCTTGATCCTGGTGGTCCTGCTGCTCGCCAATCTGGCGCAGAACGTCGCAAACAACCTGCTTTTGCATCTCGGCTTCTTCCACGAGATCGCGCGGGTCGCCACCTTCCTGGTGATCGCCATGGCGGCGATGACGGCCATCGTGGTCGGCGCCGGGCTCGGCATCACCGGCTTCATCGCCGGCTACGCCATCGTCTACATCGCCGGCGGCGCGCTGTACGTGTCCTACATGGTCCGCGGACCGTTCCGGATCGCCGCCGCGGGCCGAACCGAGGGATAGATCGCCGCCACGGCCGCTGAAAGGTTGCGCCGCGAAAGGTGCATCCCTATAGTCCGCGCCGTTCCGGTCGGGGCGTGGCGCAGCCCGGTTAGCGCGCTTGTCTGGGGGACAAGAGGTCGTGGGTTCGAATCCCGCCGCCCCGACCATTATTCCCGCACCGCCACAACACCTTACCGCCCCACCGCTTCCACCGCGCCGAGCGCGTCGACGACGCCCGCGCCGACGTCGGCCGGCTTGCCGGGCACGCGCCGCGCCGAGCGGACCAGCGTCTGCCGCAGCGCTAACGGCCCCAGGTCCGGTTTGACCGCCAAGAGCAGCGCCGCGACGCCGCTCGCATGCGCGGCCGCGACCGACGTTCCCGATGTCATGGCGTACGCGCCATCCGGCGCCGCCGCGAGCACATCGACGCCGGGCGCCGCCACCGCCACCTGCGCTCCCCGGTTGGCCTGCGGCATCAGCTTGTCCTCGGCGTCGGTCGCCGTCACGCCGATCACATGGCGGTCGGCGGCAGGATACAGCGGCGGCGCGCGCGGGCCGTCATTGCCGACGGCCGCGATCAACACGATGCCGCGCGCGCTCGCCTTCGACAGCAACTCACGCAACATCGCATCCGCCGGACCGGCGAAGCTCATATTGACGATGCGCGCGCCCTGCGCCGCAGCCCAGTCGATGCCCTTGAGGATGTTGAAGGTCGTGCCCTGCGCGCTCTCGCCCTCGCCGGCAAAGGTGCGGATCGCCAGCAGCCGCACTTTCGGCGCGACGCCGATGAGCTTGGAATGCGCGGCGATGGCGCCGGCCATGGCCGTGCCATGCGCATGCGGCTTCGATGTGCCGCCGAGCGCGTCGTATTCACCGGCGATCACACCGGCGAGGTCGGGATGCTGCGTATCGACGCGCGAGTCGACGACCGCCACCAGCACATTGTCGCCGCTGGTGATGCGATGCGCTTCGGTGAGACGCAGCTTGCCGACGACATATTGCGCGCCGGCGTCGGTCGGCGCGGCCTGCGCGGCCTGCGTCAGCCCGTACACATAATTGGGCTGCGCGGCGACGATGCCGCGATAACGCGCGAGCAGCCGCAATGTCTGCGCCACCGAGCGGTTGCCGTCGATGCGCCAGCGCTGCAGCGTGCGCGATGTCAGCGTGAAGCTCTGCGTCTCGAGGCGCGTCAGTTGCAGCCGCGCGGCGATGCGCGCCAAAGCCTGCTCGGACAGATTTGCGTCGACCTGCAGCAAGATCTCATTGCGCACGAAGCGCGTCTCGCTTGCCGGCGGAATGCTGATGTTACGGTTGCCGCCACGGTTGGCGGCGCGCGGCGGCCGCGGTCCCTGCGGCGGCTGCCCGGCCGTCGTCACCGGTGCGTCCGGAAACAGCATCGGCCCGATCACCCAGCCGACGGGACC from Pseudolabrys taiwanensis includes:
- a CDS encoding glycosyltransferase family 2 protein, giving the protein MDATVKALDETRGAADGNVPVVSVVVPCFNGGRFLDGLMASLDRQTLRAFETIIVNDGSTDEATLRKLATFEGRARIIHQNNRGLSAARNAGIAAARCEFVAVLDCDDTFEPPFLEEASALLRSAPKEVAVAVSHLRLVGAVQGLVERYFNPFDLLFTNTMHSGVMVRKASWQAVGGYDETMLQGYEDWEFYLRLSLAGYRAVEIPKYYYNYALATGGMLLGRSSQVHAALWRSMRAKHAAHYTPLAIVRRWRTARGDNSHVSLAKAFIVLGLAKMLPDAWYSRLIMEHRRRKLLEGRLPTDAGPVSYDYPGVDGTVSHSR
- a CDS encoding class I SAM-dependent methyltransferase, translated to MAYTSTTPASVPVKRLSFDRAIRKIFPSTSKLTFNPLFKAMVNATDVVPRMVWPEFRDLPPNHLRIRIGVGNRIFNNQTHFLVHARDFWMFVFTERLANANSNVLDIGSGCGRWAHWLRDYNFRGRRFTGTYVGIDIDGEAIAWCEQHYDKERFRFHHSTHASVSYNQKGEAKLYQIPEPEGTMDLVVSNSLLTHVLETELENYIAESYRVLRSGGAIMHSHFNLDYPPASYGTRHTFQHSIGNAYVESMAQPEAAVAYRTEYLFKVCRAVGFKDCEIVHMPGGAQHQPILLAKK
- a CDS encoding S8 family serine peptidase, with the translated sequence MAIVMATVTASMVRAQIAPPPPPPPPPPVVTPTPTAPAPQTPPPRASQPITPLGWYVMGGIACAAAAPIAGTIILGREMTAAEVGRSTLGCFLGPVGWVIGPMLFPDAPVTTAGQPPQGPRPPRAANRGGNRNISIPPASETRFVRNEILLQVDANLSEQALARIAARLQLTRLETQSFTLTSRTLQRWRIDGNRSVAQTLRLLARYRGIVAAQPNYVYGLTQAAQAAPTDAGAQYVVGKLRLTEAHRITSGDNVLVAVVDSRVDTQHPDLAGVIAGEYDALGGTSKPHAHGTAMAGAIAAHSKLIGVAPKVRLLAIRTFAGEGESAQGTTFNILKGIDWAAAQGARIVNMSFAGPADAMLRELLSKASARGIVLIAAVGNDGPRAPPLYPAADRHVIGVTATDAEDKLMPQANRGAQVAVAAPGVDVLAAAPDGAYAMTSGTSVAAAHASGVAALLLAVKPDLGPLALRQTLVRSARRVPGKPADVGAGVVDALGAVEAVGR